A genomic region of Trifolium pratense cultivar HEN17-A07 linkage group LG3, ARS_RC_1.1, whole genome shotgun sequence contains the following coding sequences:
- the LOC123916970 gene encoding annexin D2, translating into MASLKIPAQVPSPSDDSEQLRKAFQGWGTNEGLIISILAHRNAAQRKLIRETYAQTHGEDLLKDLDKELSSDFEKVVLLWTLDPAERDAFLANQATKTSGNSIIAEIASTRSSLDLLKAKQAYHARFKKSLEEDVAQHTSGDIRRLLVPLVGILRYEGDEVNMTLAKSEAKVLHEKIAEKAYNDEDLIRIVTTRSKAQLNATLNHYNNDFGNDIDKDLENGSEDQYLKILRAAIKGLTYPEKYFEELLRLALNKMGTDENALTRVVSTRAEVDLQRIAEEYQKRNSVPLDRAIDNDTSGDYQKILVALLGRDE; encoded by the exons ATGGCCTCATTGAAGATCCCCGCTCAGGTTCCTTCTCCATCAGATGATAGTGAACAATTGCGAAAAGCTTTTCAAG GGTGGGGAACGAATGAAGGCTTGATTATATCAATCCTAGCTCATAGAAATGCAGCTCAGCGTAAGTTGATTCGCGAAACTTATGCACAAACCCATGGAGAAGATCTTCTTAAAGATTTGGACAAAGAACTTTCAAGTGATTTTGAG AAAGTTGTGCTGTTGTGGACATTGGATCCTGCTGAGCGTGATGCCTTTTTAGCTAATCAAGCAACTAAGACTTCAGGCAATTCGATCATAGCGGAAATTGCTTCCACAAGATCTTCACTCGACCTTCTTAAGGCAAAGCAAGCTTACCATGCCCGTTTCAAAAAGTCTCTTGAAGAAGATGTTGCCCAACATACTTCTGGTGACATCCGCAGG CTTTTGGTTCCTCTTGTGGGCATATTGCGTTATGAGGGGGATGAGGTGAACATGACCTTGGCAAAATCTGAAGCTAAAGTGCTTCATGAGAAGATTGCTGAGAAGGCTTACAATGATGAGGACCTGATTAGGATTGTAACAACAAGAAGTAAAGCACAGTTAAATGCAACTTTGAACCACTATAACAATGACTTTGGGAATGACATAGACAAG GATCTGGAAAATGGTTCTGAAGATCAATATCTGAAAATATTGAGGGCAGCAATTAAGGGCTTGACCTACCCTGAGAAATATTTTGAGGAACTCTTACGGTTGGCTTTAAACAAGATGGGAACTGATGAAAATGCCCTTACTAGAGTGGTGTCAACTAGAGCTGAGGTTGATTTGCAGCGAATTGCAGAGGaataccaaaaaagaaacagTGTTCCTCTGGACCGTGCAATTGACAACGACACTTCTGGTGACTATCAGAAAATTCTTGTGGCACTGTTGGGACGTGATGAGTAG
- the LOC123916971 gene encoding TLD domain-containing protein 2, translating into MGQNKTQSFRSKAVHLVSDLTTVLLNPISDHNNNNKPSLSSSEEERVDDELNESELEVDANGPDTSSFTAFLYSFLSSTSDSRDNDGNDDDDDVSVVGDDIDDEMNENLVVKKGLLSKGKQSIGKAIYVVARMGGFRSGNRGRDNFESDECGVEMKSIQKLKEVPSVDLVDRLPEISEPSMLISNSLRNAVYDSLPSLIHGRKWLMLYSTWKHGISLSTLYRRSLLLPGPSLLVVGDRKGAVFGSLVEAPLRPSTKRKYQGTNSTFVFTNISGHPVIYRPTGVNRYFTLCTTDFLAIGGGGHFALYLEGDLLNGSSSVSETYGNPCLAHTPEFQVKEVELWGFVFPSKYEEILKLSRTETPGICRW; encoded by the exons atgggtcAAAATAAAACGCAATCGTTTCGGAGCAAAGCAGTCCACCTTGTTTCGGATCTAACCACTGTTCTTCTCAACCCTATTTCTGaccataacaacaacaacaaaccctCTCTTTCTTCTTCC GAAGAAGAGAGGGTTGATGATGAATTAAATGAAAGTGAGTTAGAGGTTGATGCTAATGGACCTGATACGTCGTCGTTTACTGcatttttgtattcatttttGTCTTCAACTTCGGATTCTAGAGATAATGATggaaatgatgatgatgatgatgtgagTGTAGTAGGTGATGATATTGATgatgaaatgaatgaaaattTAGTTGTGAAGAAGGGATTGTTATCTAAGGGTAAACAATCAATTGGTAAAGCTATTTATGTGGTTGCTAGAATGGGTGGATTTCGAAGTGGGAATCGTGGTAGGGATAATTTTGAGTCGGATGAGTGTGGTgttgagatgaagagtattcagaAGTTGAAAGAGGTTCCGAGTGTGGATTTGGTTGATCGTTTGCCGGAAATTTCGGAGCCTTCGATGTTGATTTCGAATAGTTTGAGGAATGCGGTTTATGATTCACTTCCGAGTCTTATTCATGGGAGGAAATGGTTGATGTTGTACAG CACATGGAAACATGGGATATCACTTTCAACTCTTTACCGGAGAAGCTTGCTTTTGCCTGGACCAAGTTTGCTG GTTGTTGGAGACCGAAAAGGAGCAGTGTTTGGTAGCTTGGTTGAAGCACCCCTTCGACCATCCACCAAGAGAAAATACCAG GGAACAAACAGTACATTTGTTTTCACAAACATCTCTGGTCATCCTGTCATATATCGTCCAACAG GAGTAAACCGTTACTTCACACTTTGTACCACTGACTTTCTAGCGATTGGTGGGGGAGGTCATTTCGCTCTTTATTTGGAGGGTGATTT ATTGAACGGGTCAAGTTCCGTCTCCGAAACTTATGGCAATCCTTGCTTAGCACACACACCAGAATTTCAAGTGAAGGAAGTAGAG TTGTGGGGCTTTGTATTTCCTTCAAAGTATGAAGAAATATTGAAATTGAGCAGAACAGAGACACCTGGGATCTGTCGCTGGTAA